The DNA region TTCTTACAGTGTGGACAGCTAGATTCTTGATTGAGCAAGCGCAACTTTAAGTACACTTCATTGTCTTTTTGAATGCAACTTTCAACCGTAACGTGAGGGAAGTTAAGCAATCTATCAAGATGTATGTCCATTGGCGCAATCCCTGACTGAAAGTATCATATTATACGATTTTCACCCCGGATCCGGAAGAGCCGCAAAAATCTTTTTTTAATAATTAAAAATCACTCAAAATCCTACGAGTTCTGGGTTAGTGCGCTCTGAAATTTGCCCATACTGGGCAAAAGGTATTTTTTAACTTTTCGTAAAGAATTCTCGCTGCAAAAGTAGTTTGACGGTAGGAAAATTAGCAATGCCTAACACAATTGAGCCGCATACAAAAGACTGGAAATTGAGTGCTCTCCTGAGTGGTATTACCGAACAAATTCAGCGATCGCTAGATCTGCAAAATATTCTCCAAGTTGCTGTAAATGAAGTGAGAGCCTTTTTGCCGAGCGATCGCGTCATGGTGTACAAATTCCATCCGGATGAAAGCGGCCAGGTGATTGCAGAGTCGGTTGATCAACAACGCTTACCCTCTTTATTAGGCTTGAATTTTCCGGCAGATGATATTCCGACCAAACATCGAGAACTGTTTGTGCGGTCAAAAGTGCGCTCGATCGTCAATGTGGCAGCCAGGAAAATTGGTCAAAGCGCTATGCCAGGAGCCGAAATCACTCCTGATATTGAAGATATTACTTATCGTCCCCTGGATGCCTGCCATCAGGAATACTTGACCGCAATGGGGGTGCAATCCTCAGTTGTGGTTCCTATTATCCATCACGAACGTCTTTGGGGATTACTGGTTGCCCACCATTCAGAACCGAGAACCATTCCGCTCGAAGAGTTGCAAATCTTGCAAATGGTGGTGGATCAATTTGCAGTTGCGATCGCGCAAGCTGAGTTACTGGCTCAAGCCCAGGACAAAGCTCAACGGGAAACCACCATCAACCGAATTGCGGACTTACTAAATTCCCTCTCGACGATCGATCTGCAGACGGCCTTAGAAGAAACTGTCATCGCACTCAATGGGGTAGGTGGCAGGCTTTATTTACTGCCAACGACCTTCAATGCCAAAGTTGCTGTTCCTGGAGAGAATCAGCCCCTGCCAACCGGAACGTTGTATATTTGTGGCACCCAGCCCACGCTGCCAGAACAAATGCGGTTTCACTGCATGGAGCAATATCCCATCTGGCAGGATCACTTCGCAACTCAATCTGAGCCTGCGTGGGTGATTCCCGACGTATATCAAGTGCCTGAGCTACGCAATCTCCAACCTGGTTTCAAATCCACCTCAATTCGTGGCATCCTGGCTATTCCCTTGCAATATCGTGAACAGCTTCTGGGCTACTTGACCGTTTTTCGCTCTGAGATTGAAGTGGAAAGGCTGTGGGCGGGATGGTTTGATCCAGATGAACGACAGGTGCAACCTCGGTTGTCCTTTGAGGTCTGGAAAGAATCAAAACAGGGGCAACTGCATCTGTGGACTGAGGCAGATGTGGAGTTGGCGCAGGTATTAGGCCGTCAATTTGCCACAGCGATTCAACAGTACGCCATGCATCAGCAAGTGCAAGCCTTTAATACCCAATTGGAAGCGCAGGTGGCAGAGCGCACGGCTGAATTGCAACTGGCTGGAGAACAACAGGCAGTTTTGCTGCGAGTCGTTACCAAGATTCGGGAATCGCTGGATCTACAGCATATTTTTAAAACGACGGTGACAGAAGTACGACAATCACTCCAAGTCGATCGCGTGATCGTTTTCCGCCTTGATCCAGGCTCCAATTTTGACTCTGGTCAGGTAATTGCAGAAGCGGTCGTGCCGCCCTTTGTGGCCACCCTGGGTCGAGTGATCCGCGATCACTGCTTTGGTGAAAAATATGCGGCTGAGTATCAACAGGGCAAAATTTATGCCATAGCCAACATTGATGACGCTGAATTACAAAACTGTCATCGTGAATTACTAACCCATCTGCAAGTTGTCGCCAATCTCCTCGTGCCCCTGCGGAAAGGCAATGAACTATGGGGCTTACTGGGTGTGCATAGCTGCACTCAGCCTCGCACCTGGAGTTCCGCGGACACCCAATTTCTGACTCAGATCGCGGCCCAACTGGATGTCGCCTTGCAGCAAGGGGAGTTATTGGCACAAACCCAGCAGCAGGCCAAGCAATTAGCCCAGGCCCTGGATGACCTGAAACATGCACATACTCATTTGGTTCAAACGGAGAAAATGTCCAGCCTGGGTCAGTTAGTAGCTGGGATTGCCCATGAAATCAATAATCCAGTGAACTTTATTTACGGAAATCTAGCCCACGTCAGTAGCTATGCTCAAGATTTGCTGGGTTTGGTAGAGCTTTATCAGCAGCATTATCCCAATCCGGTTCAAGCCATTTGCGATCGGGCGGAGGAGATTGATCTGGACTTCCTCACTGAGGATTTGCAAAAAACCCTGTCTTCGATGAGGATTGGGGCCGATCGCATCCGGCAAATTGTTTTGTCTCTCCGCAACTTCTCCCGTCTAGATCAGGCGGAAATGAAGCCTGTCGATATCCATGATGGAATTGATAGTACCCTACTGATCCTGCAATACCGACTGAAGCCAAAATCTGATCGCCCGGAGATTACGATTATCAAGGACTACGGCAATCTGCCATTGGTGGAGTGTTATGCAGGGCAACTGAACCAGGTATTTATGAATGTTTTAGGCAATGCGATCGAAGCCCTGGAGGATGCTCACAGTAATGGACACTGGGCACAAACCAACGAAACGGGGGATAAGGCCGATCGCTCCCATTCCCTCCCTGACTCGGAACTGCCCTGCATCTCACCCACGATTCGGATTCAAACTCAGATGACAGACGATCAGCGGGTACAAATTCGATTCTTTGACAATGGGCCAGGAATACCGGAAGCCATAAGACAGCGAATCTTTGATCCTTTCTTCACCACCAAACCCGTAGGGAAGGGTACCGGGTTAGGGCTTTCCATCAGTTACAAAATTGTCGTAGAAAAGCACGGAGGTATGTTCAAGTGCGAGTCGCAACCCGGTCAGGGGACAACCTTTTTAGTTGAAGTCCCGGCAAAACAGTCCGGCAAAGCAGACGATAGCGATCGCTAGCTAGGAATTCAGGTGGAGGGCAGAAAGCACCATCCATTCTTAAATTCTTTGGAGAATGGTATTCCAAGGATAAGCTGTCCTGCTTCTGCCTTCTGCCTTCTGCCTTTATACTGCCACTACAGGAAGATGGGGCGTATGCACCTCCACATCTTGCTGCCAGGGTTGACCATCCAGGGCAATTTGTTCAATCAGGCTGGCTAAACGCAAGGCTTTGAGCGCCTGTTCTCCGCCGACAGAAGGTTGATTGCCTCCCCGCACACAGGTGACAAAATGTTCTAGCTCGGCGTGCAGCGGCTCGATATTGCTGGTGTAGACCTTTTCGATCAAGCCATCTTGGCGATAGAGTACCTGGCCGTAATCGGTCATGCAGTTAGCAGTCGTTTGCCGATGGATCAGAATTTCGTGATTCAGAAAGTCGGCTTCAGTCAGAGAATTTTTACAGTGAGCGGCAATCCGCCGAATCTTGCGATGGGTGACTTTGCTGGAAGTCAGGGTAGCGACAATGCCATTGGCAAATCCCAAGGTCGCCGTGACATAATCCAGATAGCCAGAACCAGAAGCGCGGCTACCGCTGGCGGTTAATCTGACTACAGGAGCTGCAGCCAGTTCCAGCAGCAAATCAATGTCATGAATCATCAGGTCGAGAACAACGGAGACATCATTGGCCCGCTGCGAATAGGGACTCATTCGATGAGCTTCTAAGGCCAGCAACTCTTCGGTTTTCAGTACCTTGCTCAATTCCTGGAAAGCTGGGTTAAACCGTTCAATATGGCCGACCTGGAGAATACATTGAGACTCGGCAGCGGCATTCACTAAAGATTCCGCTTCCACAATGCTGGCCGCGATCGGTTTTTCAATCAGTACATGCACTCCGGCCTGTAGACAAGCCATGCCAACGCTGTGGTGTAGGCGGGTAGGAACGGCAACACAGACTGCATCAACGTGGGGCAACAGATCCCGGTAGTCTTCAAAGAAGCGCACCCGGTACTTGCTGGCTGTATCAATTCCTCGCTCCACATTGACATCTGAAACTCCCACCATTTCCACATCCTTTAACATACTCAGGATGCGGGCGTGGTGCTGTCCCATATTGCCAACCCCAATCACACCCACACGGATAGGTTCAAATGGACTACGCAAGGGATGCGTACCCGACCCTCCGAACGATGTATTATTTTGCACTCCTGTCATCTCCTCACCACCATGAAAGGGCTAGTTGGTTGCAATGAGCCACTTTAGCCATCCAGATAGTACCACAGTGACTCAATTTATGAAGAATTCCAAAGCGATTCCGATGTTCCTTCCCGAAAAATCTTGTCAGTAGTTTCTTGCGGTTTTTAAACAGTTTGGTTTTCAGGGACAGGAATGTTAGAAAGTAGGGAATCTTCGCATCCATCGCTCAGTTCCATTTCGTGTCTGAATCGTTACGATGAGACGCTTCCTCCACTCCCACATCACCTCCCGCATTTTGGCCCGCCCACGCACTGTAAAAGCGATCGCCGCCGCCAGTGCCCTGATTCTTCTAGGGTTAGCCATTAAGCCTGCCCCCAGATCCAATGCGGGTATTTTAGATACCCCAGCGACCGTTCAGAAGCAACCTCAAGCCACTTCCTCAGCCAGGGTTCTCCAACGCCAGCAACAGGTACGCCAGATTCGGCCAGACAACTTTGACCTGGAACGGTTCCCGCTGCAGAAGACCAATGAATCTCACTGGCGGCATTTGCTCTGGACAACGGCAGTCGTGGAACCGCAGGAAGCATTTGTCGCCGCAGCCCTCAACAAAATTCTGGCGCAAACGGTTCGTCCAGACCTATCGGATACGGAAAAAGCAATTGTGGACATGGCCATGAAGGTTGGGACGCAGCTTTATCTCAGTGATCCCAACTTTTATGGCTCCATTGGCCAGCGATTTTTAGAGACGATCGATCAGAGCACCGATCCCGAATGGGTGGCGGTTTCTCTATCGGGATTGGCAAAGGGGGGGATGGTGGCCACGGAACTGCAACGCATGGGAAATCAGGTCAAATCTCGCTTTCCCGGATGGACGACCAATGTGTTTTTGCAGACCACCCTGCAGGAAATTGATGATGCCACCACTCCCCAGCCGCTACCGCCGTTGCGGGATCTGTTGACCTGGACGATCGCACCGCAACAACTGCATCTATATGTCCTGTGTCGCCCCAACCGGAGAATCCTCTGTCAGGCTATTCTGAAAGACCGCAGCGGTGAGTTTGTCAAACAAAATGGCCAACTCTGGTCAGTCCCCTTGTTGCTGGAATCGATTCATGGCCTGGGCTGGAATTTCACCAGAGGCCAAACCCCTCAGGGAATTTATCGGATTGAGGGCACCGTATCCCAACACAATGATGAATTTTTCCGGGCCTACGGTCAGTTTCCGCTGGTGAACCTGTTTGTTCCCTTTGAACCCGGAGCCAGGCAATTTATCCCCGGTCGTCCCGGAGCGTTCAAGGGCAGTCTGGAAGATTATCAGGCATTGTTACCTCCGTCCTGGCGCAGTTACCGTCCCATCCAGCAAACCTACTGGGCGGGACGATCGGGCCGCAGTCTGTTCCGCATTCATGGTTCTGGGGAATCTCCTGATTTTTTCAGCGGTAAGGACAAAAACTATCCCAACAGCTATGAGTGGAACCCGACCATCGGCTGTCTGTCGGCCCTGGAACTGTATAGCGATCGGGGTCAATTGCTGAAATCCGATATGCCAAAAATTCTGCGCACCCTGCAAACAGCGGGTGGGAGAAACTTTTCAGGTTATTTAATGGTGGTTGATGTGCCTGCCGATGGTAAAGATCCCATTTCTCTGGAGGCAGTTCAGTCTGAAATCGCCAGTCGTCAAGCCCGATCGCGCGATCGTCCTGACCAAAAGCGGATCATCCTGGCTAAATCAACACCTGCAAAGAAACCTGCATCCACGACTCGCAAACTCATCAAACCCAACCAACTCGTGAAAGTGACTCCCCGTTCTCAACCTCAACCCATCAGACAAACGGCGGAAACTCTGCAACCGATCCCGATCGCCTATTGAGAACCCATATGCTGGTTAGCCTGGGGTCGGCCTTGTTTATTAGGGTGACTTTAGCGGGAGATGCCTCACGAGAAGTGATCAGTCATGGGGCGCAGGGGGTTGTCAGGGTCAGGAGATGACCAGTAGGTTAGGAGAAATGATGGGGAGTTGGAACGGTAGCACATTGGGCAAGTTAAAAAGAATCACCTTTCAGCCCTGGATAGATCCCCTGTGGATGGTGGCCTTGGGCTTAGCCGCACTTTTGTTACTGACCGTGAATCTGGGAGGGGTACCCCTGCGAGACTGGGACGAAGGGACCGTAGCTCAGGTAGCGCGGGAAATCTGGCGATCGTCTACCGATCCAGTTTCTTCCCCCACTGGCTCTCTCACCTGGCTCTATCCCACCCTGGAAGGACAACCGTACCTCAACAAACCGACGCTGCTCCATATCCTGATTGCTCAGTGTTTTGCGATCGGGGGTGTGAATGAATGGATGGCCCGCCTGCCAGGAGCACTATTAACGGCCCTTTCTGTGCCCCTGCTCTATGGAATTGGCCGCGAAATTTTCGTTAAGCGTACCCCTGCCGTATTCGCCGCCTTAATTTATCTGACCTGGCTGCCCGTGGTTCGGCATGGGCGGTTAGCCATGTTGGACGGTGCCCTGGTTTGTTTTTTTCTCTTCAGTCTCTGGTGTTTATTGCGGGCACGGCGAGATTTGCGCTGGGGGCTGGGCGTTGGCATTGGGTTTGGGCTAATGGCGCTGACGAAGGGACCGATCGCCTTATTGCTAATCGGCCTTGGCTTTGGCTTCATCGCCTGGGATACGCCCCGGTTGTTGACCTCCCGCTATCTCTGGTGTGGTATGGGGTTAGGGAGTGCGCCTGCGATCGCCTGGTATGGGGCACAGTGGGTACGCTACGGCCCCTCTTTTTGGGGAATCAATCTGGTAGACCAATCCTTCAGTCGGCTCTGGAAACCCGTAGAGGGGAATCAAGGAGCCGTCTGGTATTACCTCTGGGAAATTCTGAAGTACACCCTGCCCTGGCTCATATTTCTGCCCCAAGGGTTTTGGTTGGCCTGGAAAAACCGGGAGTTGGGCTGGGCCAAACTGGTGTTGCTGTGGTCAGCAGTCTATCTGCTCGTCATTTCCTTGATGCAAACCAAGCTTCCCTGGTACATCATGCCGCTCTACCCGGCCTTAGCGCTGGTGGCCGGAGCAATGCTGGCAACCATCTGGAACCCTAAAGATATAATTGGCATCCGTCCCATTACTCAGCGCAAATTTTCGCAATCGTGGATCATGGCGTTGGGTGGGTTGGCGACAGTGGGCTGGATCCTGTGTCTTATCTTCAGTCCTATAGGGCCATTCCCACAGCCGATATTAGACATTATTGTGACCGCGATCGCCCTAACCCTAACTGTGACGACGATTCTGGTCATCCGCCAGGATTCTCAATTCATTCTAGTGCTGATGTGGGGATGCTACGTTTCACTGCTGTTATTGATGGTATCTCCCTACTGGTTATGGGAACTGCAGGAAAGCTACCCGGTGAAGCCCGTAGCAACCCTGATTCAACAAAACACTCCCCCTGAAACGGTAGTGCTTACCTCCTATCCGGATGGACGACCCTCGCTGAATTTCTATAGCGATCGTCGGGTTATCCCGATCGCAGAAAAGCAAATTCCGGCCCGCTGGTCACAACAACCTTATCCCTATCTGCTAACGGATCAGGCCACACTGAAACGACTGGCTTTACCCTCGGTGCAGGTTTTAGGGATGGCAGAAGGCTGGTTGCTGGTCGAGCGGGCGCAAAACTTGAAAGTAGCCCAACAATCAGCGAACAGGCCAGGTTGAAGACTTTCTGCCTAGCAACTTACGCTAATACAGGCTGAAATGGTGGCTAAAACGGACTGGGCCAATGCATTCAAGTCATAACCGCCTTCTAAACCAAACAGAATTCGGTGAGTGATTTGTAGGCAATAGGTTGTGAGCGTTCCGTAGTCTTGAGGCTGTAAGGAAATGCCTGCTAAAGGGTCGTCTGCATTGGCATCATAGCCTGCGCTGATGATCAGTAAATCAGGCTGAAAGTTAGTCAAAAAGGGCATAATTTGCTGCTCAAAAGCGGCTTTATAAATCGCGATCGTACTTCCCGATTTCAGGGGTACATTCAGCACATTCTGATAAAAGCCCTGCTCGGATGCCGCTCCGGTACCAGGGTATTGGGGAAATTCATGCAATGAGCAATAAGCAATGTTGGGATGGGTTTCGACGATCGCCTGTGTTCCATTTCCGTGATGCACATCCCAGTCCAGAATGGCGACTCGCTTGACGTTCGGTTGCTTCAAGGCGTAGAAGGCGGCGATCGCCGCATTGGAAAACAAACAAAAACCCATCCCCCGATCGCGAACGGCATGATGTCCAGGTGGACGGACCAGGACAAATGCAGGCTCTCCCATTTTCAGGACGTAATCGACTCCATCTAACCAGGCACTGACGGCCAGTAATGCAACTTCATAGCTACGCGGGGAAACGGGAGTATCCGCATCCAGATAGCCACCGCCGCGATTCGCAATTTGCCGAACAGCATTAATGTAGCGAGAGGAGTGCACCTGTTCAATCTCAGCCAGTACGGAACGTTTTTCTGCGGGAGTCGGTTTCTGCCAGTCCAGGCGATCGGCCCAGGGGCAGGCTAGCAAGGCATTTTTAATCGCCGTTAACCGTTCGGGCCGTTCAGGATGAAAATACCCGGTTTCGTGCAGCAAAAACTCGTCCGAATAAATGACTGGCAACATAGGCAACAGCAGGGTGGCGTATTCCTCAATCCTATTACCCAGGGAACCCCAAAAACCGCGTTACCCTGGAAGTAAGAAGATTTTGGATTGTGGGTTGCGAAACGCAGGGTAGGTTACTGATGCTCCGGGTTTATCGTTGCTTCATTGGTGTTCCCCCGATGCTGGCTGGTTGGCTGCTTTCTGGTGTCTGGATGCCTGCGGCGATCGGTCAACCTATCCCTGCTCAGATCCGCGCCCACTTCACGCCCTATGTACTGCAACGGCTTGCTCGCGACTTGAACTCACCGACGAATGCTGACATTTTTTTCAGAGTTGGGCGAGAACAATTTGAACAGGAAATTCAACGTTTGACAGATCCGCGATCGCGTTTGACAGAAGGCATTCTGAAGGTCAGTCCCACCCTTTGCCTGCCCCAAGACTCTTTCCTGCCTGGAGAGCCAAATAAAACGGGGAGCGCTATCAATAACTCAGCAAACTAAGACCCCAATCAGAATAGGCTATTGCCGTTAATCTGGCAGTGGCTCTTAAGAATTTACTTTCACTAATCAGCAGGATGACCAGTTAAAGTGATTGGGTCATGACGATTCCCGAAGTTGTTGTCGGATTTGCTCCAGTTCGGGGTCGGTTTCAGGCGTTGTTGGGCTGGCTGGAAGTTGGGCCGACTGAGTGCTTCCCGGTAATTCTTGATGGGATTTCATGGCAGCCAGTTCCGCCTCAATGTCATCAGCTTTACCCAGTTGCTCAAACCGCCGCTCCAGATCGTCAACACCCAGTTCCGCAACCGCTTCTGCCTGGGCTTCCATTTGCAGTACCTTCTCTTCCATCCGCTCGAAAGCAGCTATAGCGCTGCCTGTACCGACTTGCCCTAACATATCGTTGATTTGCTGAGAAGCCTTAGCGGAACGGGCACGGGCAATATACAAATCTTTCTTTGTCTTTGCCTCAGATATCTTGCTTTCCAGCTTCACCATATTCTGTTTCAGTTGGCCCACTACCACGTCTTGCTGATCCAACTGAGTTTTCATCGCGGTGGCCGTTTCCTGGTAGGACTTGCGACGAGTTAAGGCTTCCCGTGCCAGGGTTTCATCTCCTTTCTCCAGGGCCATTTGCGCCCGCCTGTACCACTCATCTGCTGTCGAAACTGCTTGAGAATACTGTCGTTCAGTGCGTTTTTGAGTTGCGATCGCCTGAGCCACGGCCTGCCGCAGTTGGATCAAATCCTCCTGCATATCCAGCACGGCCTGCTCCAGAATCTTTTCTGGATCTTCAGCCTGACTGACTAGACTATTCAGGGTGGCTCGAATCGCTCGCCAGATTCGGTCAAACAATCCCATAGCGATCTCCAGAAGAAAGGTAGGGTAGCATTTAGCAAAGTCAAAAAGAACTCTTCTAAATACTACCCTACCTTTCCGATTCAGACCTTACTCCTCAGGGCTTGTATACCTCGGCTGGAATGCCTTGTTGACGTAATTCTTCAGCACGCTTTTGGGCCGTCGATTCATTATCATAAGCCCCAAGCTGGACTTTGGCCCCGTCAGAATAGTTCTGTAAATAGGCATCGGGAACCTTTTCACGGGCTTTTTCCAGAGCGCGATCGCTACTGTACGGGGTTACGACTTTATATCCATTAGGAGTAGCTGCTGCAGGTGAGGAACTGGCCGCCGGAGAGGGACTGGGAGCATAACTATTGGTTGGACTGGGGGAGATTGAGGGGGCCGGAGTGGGATCAGGATTGAGTTTCAGTGGGGGAAGAGAGGGGGCAGGTGAGGCAGATTTAGAGGTTTGAGGAGTGCTGGTAGGCTTGTCAGAGGTTGCAGGTTTGGCAGTCGCGCCATGGGGCCGGACAGGCTTGGCCGCAGGAGCAGAATAGGAGCGAACAGGGGGGGATGGATTGTAGGGTTGCACCGGAGGGGCCGGAGCACGGTAGATCGGGGCAGGGGAGGGATTGTAGCCTGTGGCAGGAGCCAGCCGACGGGGGGAGGGAACCTCAACAGGTGGGGCCGCGAATTCTGGGGTGGATGAAGTGACTTGAGGAGCGGCAGGTACGGCAGGCTTAACAGGGCGGGGTTGAGTCGCAGTTGCCAGAGCGGACTTCCCAGAAACGCCCAGGTTGGCCTTCTTAGCATCTTTGTCGGCAGCGATCGCCGGCTTTCCAGGAAGTTTTCCAGGTTTAGGGGTGGAAGTGCGATCAACCGGAAGCGATCCCAGCGTGGACAGATTCAAATCCGGAAATTCCTGGTTCGCGAGGTTCGGCTGAGCCACCTCGGAGGGATTCGGAGCCTCGGCAGGAGCCGTAGAACTGGAATTTGCAGAGGTCACTGAATTGGTTGCCACCTCAGGCTTGTGCTGACTAAACCACTGCGTCATGCTGGATGGGTTCATAATCACAAACCCAAACATAGCACTGGAAACCAGCAGCAGCAGCATTGAGCCAATTCCCAGAGGGGTAGATAAGCTCTTCAAAAAGCTTTCTTCTGCTTGAACGCTGGCCTCTTCCTCCGCCAAACTTCTGAGCAATTCTTCAGATGATTCCAGATAGTCATTGGGGCCATCGGTAGCAGCAGCTAACTCAGCTTCCTGATGAATCTGGGCCGCATACTGTTTGGCCAGTTCCTGTAACTCCAAATGGGATTGAGAGTCTGCAGGGCTGGTTGACGGGGCTTCCACAGACGCTGCGTCAGCTTCCGTCCTGGTTGTAGATCCTGCTTCTGGAGACTGGGAAGGGATAGGCAAAGGATCTGTAACTGGGGCGATAGCAGGTGACGATTGCACTCTCGCCGTTCCTTTAGAATTAGCCTGACGAGGGCTATACCCAGATTTGCCCAAGGCTCTCAGCCGTCGATAGCGAGTTAACTCCTCCTCTAATTGCACATCCAGGCTACCCAGAGCATCCTTGAGCACTGGATGTAAACTGTCCGTCTGAACGGCTTGAGGGGGAGAATAGAGGGTGGAAGATGGACGCATGACTAGAACTCCTAACCAACTTCTTGCTTGAAGTACCTGGGCCTATCTACTCGTCTAGAGATAGTATTCTAGATATAGAGGAAGTAACACATAAAATAAGGTGTATTACGCTAAATATAGTCTAGTTTGCTAAAACATTAGCGAAGTCCCGTACAGTATCTCGAATTTGTTCTGGTTTGAGTAGATGTAGAGCCAAAGTTATACACTTCTTTACGCAGAATGAATTAGTTTTTTCGGTTAAATCCCCTCTAACACCATGTCTCTGCAACCTTTGAACCGAGTTTTAGGCAATCTAGAAGGGCAATACAAGCGACAGGATGCCCATCATTTAGCACAGGTGCAGGGGTGCTGGAGCGAGGTCGTGGGGAGTGTTGTAGCGGCACAGACACGGCCCTACACCATACAGCGAGGGATCTTGAAGGTAGCTACTTCGAGTGCTGCCTGGGCACAAAATCTGGTTTTTGAACGTCAGCGAATTTTAGAAAAGTTAAATA from Leptodesmis sichuanensis A121 includes:
- a CDS encoding SPOR domain-containing protein; amino-acid sequence: MRPSSTLYSPPQAVQTDSLHPVLKDALGSLDVQLEEELTRYRRLRALGKSGYSPRQANSKGTARVQSSPAIAPVTDPLPIPSQSPEAGSTTRTEADAASVEAPSTSPADSQSHLELQELAKQYAAQIHQEAELAAATDGPNDYLESSEELLRSLAEEEASVQAEESFLKSLSTPLGIGSMLLLLVSSAMFGFVIMNPSSMTQWFSQHKPEVATNSVTSANSSSTAPAEAPNPSEVAQPNLANQEFPDLNLSTLGSLPVDRTSTPKPGKLPGKPAIAADKDAKKANLGVSGKSALATATQPRPVKPAVPAAPQVTSSTPEFAAPPVEVPSPRRLAPATGYNPSPAPIYRAPAPPVQPYNPSPPVRSYSAPAAKPVRPHGATAKPATSDKPTSTPQTSKSASPAPSLPPLKLNPDPTPAPSISPSPTNSYAPSPSPAASSSPAAATPNGYKVVTPYSSDRALEKAREKVPDAYLQNYSDGAKVQLGAYDNESTAQKRAEELRQQGIPAEVYKP
- a CDS encoding Gfo/Idh/MocA family protein, with product MRSPFEPIRVGVIGVGNMGQHHARILSMLKDVEMVGVSDVNVERGIDTASKYRVRFFEDYRDLLPHVDAVCVAVPTRLHHSVGMACLQAGVHVLIEKPIAASIVEAESLVNAAAESQCILQVGHIERFNPAFQELSKVLKTEELLALEAHRMSPYSQRANDVSVVLDLMIHDIDLLLELAAAPVVRLTASGSRASGSGYLDYVTATLGFANGIVATLTSSKVTHRKIRRIAAHCKNSLTEADFLNHEILIHRQTTANCMTDYGQVLYRQDGLIEKVYTSNIEPLHAELEHFVTCVRGGNQPSVGGEQALKALRLASLIEQIALDGQPWQQDVEVHTPHLPVVAV
- a CDS encoding histone deacetylase family protein, translated to MLPVIYSDEFLLHETGYFHPERPERLTAIKNALLACPWADRLDWQKPTPAEKRSVLAEIEQVHSSRYINAVRQIANRGGGYLDADTPVSPRSYEVALLAVSAWLDGVDYVLKMGEPAFVLVRPPGHHAVRDRGMGFCLFSNAAIAAFYALKQPNVKRVAILDWDVHHGNGTQAIVETHPNIAYCSLHEFPQYPGTGAASEQGFYQNVLNVPLKSGSTIAIYKAAFEQQIMPFLTNFQPDLLIISAGYDANADDPLAGISLQPQDYGTLTTYCLQITHRILFGLEGGYDLNALAQSVLATISACISVSC
- a CDS encoding ArnT family glycosyltransferase, whose protein sequence is MTSRLGEMMGSWNGSTLGKLKRITFQPWIDPLWMVALGLAALLLLTVNLGGVPLRDWDEGTVAQVAREIWRSSTDPVSSPTGSLTWLYPTLEGQPYLNKPTLLHILIAQCFAIGGVNEWMARLPGALLTALSVPLLYGIGREIFVKRTPAVFAALIYLTWLPVVRHGRLAMLDGALVCFFLFSLWCLLRARRDLRWGLGVGIGFGLMALTKGPIALLLIGLGFGFIAWDTPRLLTSRYLWCGMGLGSAPAIAWYGAQWVRYGPSFWGINLVDQSFSRLWKPVEGNQGAVWYYLWEILKYTLPWLIFLPQGFWLAWKNRELGWAKLVLLWSAVYLLVISLMQTKLPWYIMPLYPALALVAGAMLATIWNPKDIIGIRPITQRKFSQSWIMALGGLATVGWILCLIFSPIGPFPQPILDIIVTAIALTLTVTTILVIRQDSQFILVLMWGCYVSLLLLMVSPYWLWELQESYPVKPVATLIQQNTPPETVVLTSYPDGRPSLNFYSDRRVIPIAEKQIPARWSQQPYPYLLTDQATLKRLALPSVQVLGMAEGWLLVERAQNLKVAQQSANRPG
- a CDS encoding PspA/IM30 family protein, whose protein sequence is MGLFDRIWRAIRATLNSLVSQAEDPEKILEQAVLDMQEDLIQLRQAVAQAIATQKRTERQYSQAVSTADEWYRRAQMALEKGDETLAREALTRRKSYQETATAMKTQLDQQDVVVGQLKQNMVKLESKISEAKTKKDLYIARARSAKASQQINDMLGQVGTGSAIAAFERMEEKVLQMEAQAEAVAELGVDDLERRFEQLGKADDIEAELAAMKSHQELPGSTQSAQLPASPTTPETDPELEQIRQQLRESS
- a CDS encoding GAF domain-containing sensor histidine kinase, translated to MPNTIEPHTKDWKLSALLSGITEQIQRSLDLQNILQVAVNEVRAFLPSDRVMVYKFHPDESGQVIAESVDQQRLPSLLGLNFPADDIPTKHRELFVRSKVRSIVNVAARKIGQSAMPGAEITPDIEDITYRPLDACHQEYLTAMGVQSSVVVPIIHHERLWGLLVAHHSEPRTIPLEELQILQMVVDQFAVAIAQAELLAQAQDKAQRETTINRIADLLNSLSTIDLQTALEETVIALNGVGGRLYLLPTTFNAKVAVPGENQPLPTGTLYICGTQPTLPEQMRFHCMEQYPIWQDHFATQSEPAWVIPDVYQVPELRNLQPGFKSTSIRGILAIPLQYREQLLGYLTVFRSEIEVERLWAGWFDPDERQVQPRLSFEVWKESKQGQLHLWTEADVELAQVLGRQFATAIQQYAMHQQVQAFNTQLEAQVAERTAELQLAGEQQAVLLRVVTKIRESLDLQHIFKTTVTEVRQSLQVDRVIVFRLDPGSNFDSGQVIAEAVVPPFVATLGRVIRDHCFGEKYAAEYQQGKIYAIANIDDAELQNCHRELLTHLQVVANLLVPLRKGNELWGLLGVHSCTQPRTWSSADTQFLTQIAAQLDVALQQGELLAQTQQQAKQLAQALDDLKHAHTHLVQTEKMSSLGQLVAGIAHEINNPVNFIYGNLAHVSSYAQDLLGLVELYQQHYPNPVQAICDRAEEIDLDFLTEDLQKTLSSMRIGADRIRQIVLSLRNFSRLDQAEMKPVDIHDGIDSTLLILQYRLKPKSDRPEITIIKDYGNLPLVECYAGQLNQVFMNVLGNAIEALEDAHSNGHWAQTNETGDKADRSHSLPDSELPCISPTIRIQTQMTDDQRVQIRFFDNGPGIPEAIRQRIFDPFFTTKPVGKGTGLGLSISYKIVVEKHGGMFKCESQPGQGTTFLVEVPAKQSGKADDSDR